A single window of Periophthalmus magnuspinnatus isolate fPerMag1 chromosome 22, fPerMag1.2.pri, whole genome shotgun sequence DNA harbors:
- the wdr89 gene encoding WD repeat-containing protein 89, with amino-acid sequence MELLEARLSSLSVSGRSAPRDPVYLLDLSIAPPPGDTVVASCSDFTLHLHNKQTLRLLQSYSGHKSPISNVKFTHKSANTFYSASLDGTVRLWDVRCSGKESDQVFRSDPVHSFSSFDLSCDDSLLCAGTEQINHEDSFLVFWDARKPGSALLGVYSESHSDDITQVLFHPTDKDRLASGSMDGLVNVFDLTKGSEEDALVATCNSESSVSALCWLGGEQGSGQVRQEQTRLLCVSHDEGLKLWDLESLETEGELTVYSTQDARTTIGHSSSADSVLDYLIGGCWLDSEGQLLVVGGSVGGDIHLFTCDKSGLNLVRTLRTGHSSTVRSFGFDSQSLSLFTGGEDGVLLRWSPDERSGGVAEGEVGSSRQEQSRVKPESLKSESVMRLKSRPHKKHKFNRDKKVT; translated from the exons ATGGAGTTGTTGGAGGCCagactctcctctctctctgtctccggCCGCTCTGCTCCGCGTGACCCCGTCTACCTCCTGGACCTCTCTATAGCGCCTCCTCCTGGTGACACTGTGGTCGCGTCCTGCTCTGATTTCACCCTTCACCTCCACAACAAACAAACTCTACGCCTTCTACAGAGCTACAGTGGCCACAAAAGTCCAATTTCAAACGTCAAATTCACTCATAAGTCCGCAAACACTTTCTACTCCGCGTCTTTAGATGGCACGGTTCGTTTGTGGGATGTGCGTTGTTCCGGGAAAGAATCGGATCAGGTTTTTAGGAGCGATCCAGTTCACAGTTTTTCCAGTTTTGATTTGAGCTGTGACGATTCTCTTTTGTGCGCTGGAACGGAGCAGATAAACCATGAGGATAGTTTTCTTGTGTTTTGGGACGCGCGGAAACCCGGAAGTGCTTTGTTAGGGGTCTACTCCGAGTCGCactctgatgacatcacacaggtgCTCTTCCACCCCACAGACAAGGACAG GTTGGCTTCAGGATCCATGGACGGTTTGGTGAATGTGTTTGATTTGACGAAGGGCTCGGAGGAGGACGCTCTGGTAGCCACGTGTAACAGCGAGTCGTCCGTGAGCGCTCTCTGCTGGCTGGGCGGGGAGCAGGGGTCGGGACAGGTGCGACAGGAGCAGACTcggctcctctgtgtctctcacgATGAAGGATTGAAGCTGTGGGATCTGGAGAGCCTGGAGACGGAGGGGGAGCTGACGGTCTACAGCACCCAGGACGCACGCACCACGATCGGACACAGCAGCAGC GCTGACTCTGTGCTGGACTACCTGATCGGAGGTTGCTGGTTGGATTCTGAGGGGCAGCTGTTGGTGGTCGGGGGTAGCGTTGGAGGAGACATTCACCTCTTCACCTGCgataaatcaggtctaaacctggtcagGACTCTGAGGACCGGGCACAGTTCCACCGTGAGGAGTTTCGGGTTCGATTCCCAAAGTCTGAGTCTGTTCACTGGAGGAGAGGACGGAGTTCTACTGCGGTGGAGCCCGGacgagaggagcggaggag TTGCGGAGGGGGAGGTTGGAAGCAGCCGACAGGAGCAGAGTCGAGTGAAACCTGAGTCCTTAAAGAGTGAATCTGTGATGAGACTCAAGTCCAGAcctcacaaaaaacacaagttcAACAGAGACAAGAAAGTCACGTGA